A region of Gemmatimonadales bacterium DNA encodes the following proteins:
- a CDS encoding DegT/DnrJ/EryC1/StrS family aminotransferase: MNVPLLDLKAQHAAIKDAVVSRVLALAESQLFILGQPVQDLEVRIAALSHATHGIGVASGTDALLLPLKALDIAPGDEVITSTFTFFASAGAIHNAGAKPVFVDVDPATYNLDPVAVEAAITPRTRAIMPVHLFGQMAAMERLLPTAKEHGLAIIEDACQAIGARRKVSGEWRTAGELGRATAFSFFPSKNLGGWGDGGMVVTSDEGMAQRVRRLRTHGGMKTYHHDEVGTNSRLDALQAAVLIAKLPYLQSWSEARRAHAAWYSKALAGIAGVRAPSTDPANEHIFHQYVIEADRREALQEHLKAGGIGSAVYYPVPLHLQPCFAYLGYRAGALPVAEAAAARVLALPVYPELTDGQKSHVVATIRGFYGG, encoded by the coding sequence ATGAACGTTCCGCTGCTCGACCTCAAGGCGCAGCACGCGGCCATCAAGGACGCGGTGGTCTCGCGCGTGCTCGCGCTCGCCGAGTCGCAGCTCTTCATTCTGGGGCAGCCGGTGCAGGACCTCGAGGTCCGCATTGCGGCGCTATCGCACGCGACCCACGGCATCGGCGTCGCGAGCGGGACGGACGCGCTGCTCCTGCCGCTCAAGGCGCTCGACATCGCGCCGGGTGACGAGGTGATCACGAGCACGTTCACCTTCTTCGCGTCCGCCGGCGCGATCCACAACGCGGGCGCGAAGCCGGTGTTCGTTGACGTCGATCCGGCGACCTACAACCTCGACCCGGTGGCCGTCGAGGCCGCGATCACGCCGCGCACCCGAGCTATCATGCCGGTGCACCTGTTCGGCCAGATGGCGGCGATGGAGCGGCTCCTCCCGACCGCCAAGGAGCACGGCCTCGCGATCATCGAGGACGCGTGCCAGGCGATCGGGGCGCGCCGCAAGGTGAGCGGGGAGTGGCGGACCGCCGGCGAGCTGGGGAGGGCGACGGCCTTCTCGTTCTTCCCGTCCAAGAACCTGGGCGGCTGGGGCGACGGCGGGATGGTGGTCACTTCGGATGAGGGGATGGCCCAGCGGGTGCGGCGGTTGCGGACGCACGGCGGCATGAAGACGTACCACCACGACGAGGTAGGCACGAACTCGCGGCTCGACGCCCTCCAGGCCGCGGTGCTGATCGCCAAGCTGCCGTACCTCCAGTCATGGAGCGAGGCGAGGCGCGCGCACGCGGCTTGGTACTCGAAGGCGCTGGCGGGGATCGCGGGGGTACGCGCTCCATCTACCGACCCGGCCAACGAGCACATTTTCCACCAGTACGTGATCGAAGCCGATCGCCGCGAAGCGCTCCAGGAGCACCTCAAGGCGGGGGGCATCGGGTCGGCGGTGTACTACCCGGTCCCGCTCCATCTGCAGCCCTGCTTCGCATACCTGGGCTACCGGGCCGGCGCGCTGCCGGTCGCGGAGGCGGCCGCGGCGCGAGTGCTCGCGCTCCCAGTGTATCCGGAGCTGACCGACGGGCAGAAGTCGCACGTGGTCGCCACCATCCGCGGGTTCTACGGCGGGTGA
- a CDS encoding Gfo/Idh/MocA family oxidoreductase — MSRVRVGVIGAGTWGKNHLRALAGHPEAELVAVCDTAAKVRERVARQYPGVKVTQDAAELLGEVEAVVIASPAATHADLARQAVAAGVPALVEKPFALSVKDAEDVAERAAKAGVPLLAGHLLEYHPAVERLRELVAAGTLGRVYYLYGQRVNLGQIRPDENALWSFGPHDVSVSLFVLGESPVRVSAVGKSYLQPGIEDVVFLNLEFASGVLAHVQMSWLDPHKERKITVVGAKQMVVFDDMQPREKLRIYDKGVDRPPEYGSYGESLQIREGDIFIPRIANTEPLTAELSHFLKVARGEATARSDAADGVRVVRVLEAASASLRQGGQPVGVTA; from the coding sequence GTGAGCCGGGTACGGGTGGGCGTCATCGGGGCCGGGACGTGGGGTAAGAACCACCTCCGCGCGCTCGCCGGGCATCCGGAGGCCGAACTGGTGGCGGTGTGCGACACGGCGGCCAAGGTGCGGGAGCGGGTGGCGCGGCAGTATCCGGGTGTGAAGGTCACGCAGGACGCGGCGGAGCTGCTGGGGGAGGTGGAGGCGGTGGTGATCGCCAGCCCCGCCGCCACGCACGCGGACTTGGCGCGGCAGGCGGTGGCCGCGGGCGTGCCGGCGTTGGTCGAGAAGCCGTTCGCGCTGTCGGTGAAGGACGCGGAGGACGTGGCAGAGCGCGCGGCGAAGGCGGGAGTGCCGCTGCTCGCGGGGCACCTGCTCGAGTACCATCCGGCGGTCGAGCGTCTTCGGGAGCTCGTAGCCGCGGGCACCCTGGGGCGGGTGTACTACCTCTACGGTCAACGCGTGAACCTGGGGCAGATCCGCCCCGACGAAAACGCCCTGTGGAGTTTCGGCCCGCACGACGTGTCCGTGTCCCTGTTCGTTCTCGGAGAGAGCCCGGTCCGAGTGAGCGCAGTGGGGAAGAGCTACCTCCAACCGGGCATCGAGGACGTGGTCTTCCTCAACCTGGAGTTCGCGTCGGGGGTGCTGGCGCACGTTCAGATGTCGTGGCTCGATCCGCACAAGGAGCGGAAGATCACCGTGGTGGGTGCGAAGCAGATGGTGGTGTTCGACGACATGCAGCCGCGCGAGAAGCTGCGGATCTACGACAAGGGCGTGGACCGGCCGCCGGAATACGGATCGTACGGCGAGTCGCTCCAGATCCGCGAGGGGGACATCTTCATCCCCCGGATCGCGAACACCGAACCGTTGACCGCCGAGCTCTCGCACTTCCTCAAGGTGGCGCGTGGCGAAGCGACCGCGCGGAGCGATGCCGCCGACGGCGTTCGCGTGGTAAGGGTGCTCGAGGCGGCGTCGGCGTCCCTTCGACAGGGTGGACAACCGGTGGGAGTCACGGCGTGA
- a CDS encoding acyltransferase, producing MSDIFVHPSSFVDEGAVIGKGTKVWHFCHVMAGARVGERCNIGQNCVIMPGTRLGNNVKLQNNVSVYEGVVLEDDVFCGPSMVFTNVATPRSHVNRRGEYDRTLVKQGASIGANATIVCGTTLGRFSFVGAGAVVTRDVKDHALVVGNPARQIGWMCQCGERLALTDGRGACARCGSGYADQAGELVPR from the coding sequence GTGAGCGACATCTTCGTCCATCCTTCGTCGTTCGTGGACGAGGGGGCCGTGATCGGGAAGGGCACCAAGGTCTGGCACTTCTGCCACGTGATGGCGGGCGCGCGGGTCGGCGAACGGTGCAACATCGGACAGAACTGCGTGATCATGCCCGGCACGCGGCTCGGGAACAACGTGAAGCTCCAGAACAACGTGTCGGTCTACGAGGGCGTGGTGCTCGAAGACGACGTGTTCTGCGGCCCTTCCATGGTGTTCACCAACGTGGCTACGCCGCGGAGTCACGTGAACCGCCGCGGCGAGTACGATCGGACGCTGGTGAAGCAGGGCGCGAGCATCGGCGCGAACGCGACTATCGTCTGCGGCACGACGCTGGGGCGGTTCAGCTTCGTGGGCGCCGGCGCCGTGGTCACCAGGGACGTGAAGGATCACGCCCTGGTGGTGGGGAACCCGGCCCGGCAGATCGGCTGGATGTGCCAGTGCGGCGAGCGGCTCGCGCTGACGGACGGCCGCGGTGCCTGCGCGCGCTGCGGATCCGGGTACGCCGACCAGGCCGGAGAGCTGGTGCCGCGATGA
- a CDS encoding nucleotide sugar dehydrogenase: protein MTKRKYEEQLCAKAADRSALIGIVGLGYVGLPLAMEMARAGYRVLGFDLSARVVDGITAGRSHIQDAPSEGLSGYVRDGRIAATTDLSRMSEPDCIAICVPTPLSKTRDPDVSFIVAATESVTKTLRAGQLIVLESTTYPGTTRDLMLPALETSGLKVGEDFFLAFSPERIDPGNAKFGTRNTPKVVGGVTSACSRVVVAIYQAAIDTLVPVSSPEAAELVKLLENTFRSVNIGLVNEMAVVCDKLGVDVWEVIEAAATKPFGYMKFTPGPGLGGHCIPIDPHYLAWKMRGLNYRTRFIEVAGEVNAEMPEFWVSKVVEALNDHSRAARGSTVLVVGVAYKKDIDDIRESPALDIIKLLQLMGANVLYHDPHVPEFRDDGSTLRSTPLTADLVRGADCVVIVTDHTGLDYAMIAGESRAVVDTRHAIAGLARKR from the coding sequence GTGACCAAACGGAAGTACGAGGAGCAGCTCTGCGCCAAGGCGGCCGACCGTTCGGCGCTGATCGGCATAGTGGGCCTGGGCTACGTGGGGCTGCCGCTGGCCATGGAGATGGCGCGGGCGGGTTACCGGGTGCTGGGCTTCGACCTGAGCGCGCGCGTCGTGGACGGCATCACCGCCGGCCGCTCGCACATCCAGGACGCCCCGTCGGAGGGCCTGTCGGGCTACGTGCGCGACGGCAGGATCGCCGCGACCACGGACCTCTCGCGGATGAGCGAGCCGGACTGCATCGCGATCTGCGTTCCCACGCCGCTGTCCAAGACACGGGACCCCGACGTGTCGTTCATCGTCGCGGCTACTGAGAGCGTGACGAAGACCCTGCGCGCCGGGCAGTTGATCGTGCTCGAGAGCACGACCTATCCGGGCACGACCCGCGATCTGATGCTGCCGGCCCTCGAGACCAGCGGCCTCAAGGTGGGAGAGGACTTCTTCCTCGCCTTCAGCCCCGAGCGAATAGATCCGGGCAACGCGAAATTCGGCACCCGGAACACGCCCAAGGTGGTCGGCGGTGTGACTTCGGCCTGCTCGCGCGTGGTCGTGGCCATCTACCAGGCGGCGATCGACACGCTGGTGCCGGTCAGCTCGCCGGAAGCGGCCGAGTTGGTCAAGCTGCTCGAGAACACGTTCCGTTCCGTGAACATCGGGCTGGTGAACGAGATGGCGGTGGTCTGCGACAAGCTCGGCGTAGACGTCTGGGAGGTCATCGAGGCGGCGGCTACCAAGCCGTTCGGCTACATGAAGTTCACCCCGGGGCCGGGGCTGGGCGGGCACTGCATCCCGATCGATCCCCACTACCTCGCGTGGAAGATGCGCGGGCTCAACTATCGAACCCGGTTCATCGAGGTGGCCGGCGAGGTGAACGCCGAGATGCCCGAGTTCTGGGTGAGCAAGGTGGTCGAAGCGCTGAACGATCACTCCAGGGCGGCGCGAGGGTCGACCGTGCTGGTGGTGGGCGTGGCCTACAAGAAGGACATCGACGACATCCGGGAGAGCCCGGCACTCGACATCATCAAGCTGCTGCAGCTGATGGGGGCGAACGTCCTCTATCACGACCCGCACGTACCGGAGTTCCGGGACGACGGCTCGACTCTCCGGTCCACGCCGCTCACGGCGGATCTGGTGCGCGGGGCGGATTGCGTGGTGATCGTGACCGACCACACCGGGCTCGACTA
- the murB gene encoding UDP-N-acetylmuramate dehydrogenase, translating into MGGAKEPKKKAAAAGRAAPASKAKAGKAPPFPSDKLPGAVKNGEPLGRHTTFRIGGPALVHFQPATVEAVVGAVAWAKQHGLPWLVLGLGSNVLIRDGGFRGLVLKIGKGLDTFTHRAGTWKVGAGLPVPLLARKSAEAGFAGVQRLVGVPGTVGGGVFMNAGAHGQDFEHVLISATVLTPAGEIEDKAKKAISFSYRKSGLEGHVVLGCALKLEEDSPERVKADLAMVLKKRKEGTPFDQPCCGSVFKNPAEMTAARLIDRCGLKGRRVGGAEISTMHANYIVNKGNASADDVMKLIDITRTAVFKEFGIELELEVKVLGEAK; encoded by the coding sequence ATGGGTGGAGCGAAGGAACCAAAGAAGAAGGCGGCCGCCGCGGGTCGGGCGGCACCGGCGTCCAAGGCCAAAGCCGGCAAGGCGCCGCCATTCCCGTCCGACAAGCTCCCGGGCGCGGTGAAGAACGGTGAGCCGCTGGGGCGGCACACGACGTTCCGCATCGGTGGTCCGGCGCTGGTCCACTTCCAGCCGGCCACCGTCGAGGCGGTCGTGGGCGCCGTCGCCTGGGCCAAGCAGCACGGCCTCCCGTGGCTGGTGCTGGGCCTCGGGTCCAACGTCCTGATCCGCGACGGCGGATTCCGCGGCCTGGTCCTCAAGATCGGCAAGGGACTGGACACCTTCACGCACCGGGCCGGGACCTGGAAGGTCGGAGCGGGACTGCCGGTGCCGCTCCTGGCCCGCAAGAGCGCGGAGGCCGGGTTCGCCGGCGTGCAGCGGCTGGTGGGCGTGCCTGGGACCGTGGGCGGCGGCGTCTTCATGAACGCCGGGGCGCACGGTCAGGACTTCGAGCACGTGTTGATCTCAGCCACGGTGCTCACCCCGGCGGGCGAGATAGAGGACAAGGCGAAGAAGGCCATTTCCTTCAGCTACCGGAAGAGCGGGCTCGAGGGTCACGTCGTCCTGGGGTGCGCGTTGAAGCTGGAGGAGGACAGCCCCGAGCGCGTGAAGGCCGACCTGGCGATGGTGCTCAAGAAGCGCAAGGAGGGCACGCCGTTCGACCAGCCGTGCTGCGGCAGCGTCTTCAAGAACCCGGCGGAGATGACCGCCGCCCGGCTCATCGACCGGTGCGGGCTCAAGGGGCGGCGCGTCGGTGGTGCGGAGATCTCGACCATGCACGCCAACTACATCGTGAACAAGGGCAACGCCTCGGCCGACGATGTGATGAAGCTGATCGACATCACCCGGACCGCGGTCTTCAAGGAGTTCGGCATCGAGCTGGAACTCGAGGTCAAGGTCCTCGGCGAGGCGAAGTGA